In Halobacteria archaeon AArc-dxtr1, the sequence CAACTAACAGTTCGGCCGAGTCGATCGGAACGGTCTCGGGGCCGTACTCGCTCGGAAACGAGGTCTCTGAGGAGCCGTCATCCTCGACGAACGTGGCCTGCTCGCGATACTCCGTGACGGAGTCGGTGTCCCAACCCGCGAAATCCGCGGCGAATACCGTCTCGAGCGCGCTCGCCAGGTCGCCATCTTCCAAAGCCACGCCCCAGCCGCGACTCGCTTCGCCGCCGATTCCGGCGGGTTTCCAGTTCTCGGAGGTGACGACGACCGTGTCGTCTGCGACGGCGTACTTCGGATGGTGAAATCGGTACCGTGCGCCCTCGCCGCCGAGGGCTCGAACCTCGACGCCAGCAGCAGCGAGTTCCTCCAGAATCGATGCCGTTTCCGCTGGCGTTCCACCGACCGGCTGGGAGTCGAGCAAGACGCGTACTTCGACACCCCGCTGGGCGGCGTTTTGGAGAGCGCTTGCGACGGACTCGTCGGTGAACGTGTAGCCCCCGAGTAGAATTCGCTCGTCTGCCGCGTCGATCGCTTCGAGCGCGGGATCCGGCGAGTCGGGAAGCACGAACGTCGTCGCTTCGTCTGCTGTCCCGGTAACGGGCGGCAGACAGGTTGCATCCCGTGGCCACCAGCTTCCGTTGACAGGTGTGACTGTCTCCCCGGGCTCGGATTCCGACTCGGACTGTCCGTTCGTCCGGTACCAGCGGTCTGCGGTCGGCGCGTGCTCGTAGGTGACCGCATCGAGTGTGTGGTTCCCGTCCGACAGGGTCAGGGTGTCGCCGTCGGCTGCGAGACGGAGATGCCCCGTTAGTTCGACGACCGGATCGTCGGTGAGGTCGGCGGTGATCTCCGGGTCCATGGTCAGCGCCACTCGTCCCTCGACGGTCTCATTGGGAAACGACGCGGTCGTATGGCCATCGGTGAGCGTCCAGTTTCCGACTGCCGTCTCGTTCGGGACGTCGAGGACGGCGTACTCCCCGACGTTGCCGTCGGTCGTCGGGTTCGGATACAGTTCGACGATCGCGGGGCCAGCAGGGCGCTCGGTGGGTGGCTGGCGGTTGTGGTCGGTATCGCTGGAGAGAGACGCGTCGGCTGGACACGCCGTCCCCTCGCGGGCGGACTCGTCGGACGGTGGGACGGTCTGGCTCTGTGGAGTCGGTGGTTCGTCGGGTCGCTCGTGGCCTGCGTCCGTCGCGCCCGGACCGACAACGATGCCGAGGAATACAGAGAGAAGGAGAACGGCGCCTAAAAGCGTCCGTCCGGCTGGCCAGAGACGCATTGCCCGATCTGGCCTCGTGATCGGACATAAACTCTCGGCGACGAGAATCGGCTGTCGGGGTCGGTACCGACGTCAGGCTGTCGGTTCGAGAGTGGCCTTTTTCGCTTCGGCCTGGACCAGTGCGGCTCGGTCGTCGGCGTGGTCGGCGACGGCTTCGAGGGCTTCGCGGGTACCGATCTGATTCAGTGCCCAGGCGGCACTCGCTCGGACGGTATCCTCCTCGTCGTCGTCGAGGACGTCTGCCAGGGGAGCGATCGCGCGTGTATCGCCGATTAACCCGAGTGCACGGGCCGCCGAACTTCTGACGATGGGCTCGTCGGAGACGAGTTGGTTTGCGATCGGCTGGACCGCATCAGTCGCGCCGACCTCTCCCAGCGCGCGCATCGCGGGCCGCTGGAGCGTCGGGTTCGAGTCGACGTAGTCGAGCAGGGCGTCGACGATCTCCTCGTCGGCTCGGCCGATCTTCCCGAGGATGCTCATCGCCTTGGTATCGCGGCGGTTGGCCCGCTGAAGCATCGGCTCGATCGCCTCCTCGGGCCCCATTCGCTCTAAGGCGTCGAGGCAGTGTTCTTCCATGAAGTCGGAGTCGAGGGAGTCGAGGGCGAGCAACACCATTTCGACGTTGCCGCGCTTCTCGTGGACCTTGAGTGCGTGCCACTCCGGCGGAAAGTCCTTGACGTGGTCGAGGACGTCGTAGTACTCCTCACGACGGAGCTGTTCACGAACCTGGAGGTCGTCCCAGGCCGTCGCGTCGTCGACCGCCGTCTGCAACGCGTCGGTCGTCTCGAGCAGCGCCGCGATCTCCGAATCGTCCTCGTCGGGGTCGAGTTCGGCCGCCTCGATTTCGGACTCGGCCGTCTCGAGTGTTGTGAGTAGGCGGTCGAGAAGCTCTGTGTCGTCAGTGACCGAAAGCGACGTGCCGAGAACCTCGTTGATATCGGCGAGGGCGACCTCCACGCCCTCGCGTAGCTCCGTCCGTCCCTCCTCGGTCCAGCGGGTGCTCTCGACATCGTCTTTTGCTCCGTTCAAGTCGTCGATTACGTCCTCGGCGTAGGGTCCACGCTGGTCCTCGACGCCAGACTCGATCTCGTCGACGGTCTCCTCAGCTGCCTCGATCGTCTCGTCGACGTCGTCGAGGGTCGCCTCGAGCGAGTCGCGCTCTTCTTCCAGTTCCTCGAGGGCGGCCGTCGGAATCGCGTCGTCATCCGATTCAGCCTCGGCGGTCTCATCTGACTCGTCGTCGGGCTCGGGCAGTTCGATCTCGTCGAACGAATCTCTGAGCGAGTCAAAATCGTCGCGAACGACGTCGACGTCCGCGGCGGCTGGCTCGAGGCGCTCCTCGACGCCGTCGAGATCAGCTTCTGTCTCGGCGGCGTCGAGGGCGTCTGCCGCCGGTTCGAGTGACGCTGCGAGAGGGGCGGCGTCCTCCCGGACGCCGTCGAGATCGGTCCGGATCTCGTCGAACCGTACCCGAATCTCGGCAACGTCGGGCACGGACTCGTCGTCGCTCACGGTCCCACCCGGCGGAGCGTCGCCGTCTTCCTGACGAGTTGCATACGTACTCGTCGTGTCAGGATCGCCCTAAGCGTTTCCATGCCCGTTGACCTACGCCTCGGCGGGCTCCTCGCCGTCCTCGGATCCACCCCCGACGATTATGCTGCCGGGGACGTCCTCGCGCCAGTAGAGCCACGGACTGAACACCAGGTACGCGATGCCGAGCGTCAGGAGCGCGTACGGGAAGGTGCGACCGGCCGCGTAGGGGATCAGGATCGCGAGCGCGTGGACGATCCCCATGATGGCCGCGTCGCGGACGAGCAGGTCGGGGTACCGGACCGGCGAGACCATCAGGTAACAGAAGGCGCCGGTGATCGCGAGTACGAGCCACGGTTCGGCAATCCCGGCCAGAATCGCCGCGCCAAGAATGGTGCCGGCGAGCGTCGTCTGGACACCCTGGGTGTAGTTTTCGGCCGTGTCGTAAGCCGTGTACAGCCCCAGGCGCGCGACCGCCATCGCGACGAACAGTCCACAGATACCGGCTACCAGCAACAACGCGGGAGTGACAGCGTCGAACCCGATCGCGAGGCCGTCGGTGACGACCACGAATGCGAGAACGGCGGGTGCGATGGCGAACGAGACGACGTCGGCAAGCGAGTCGAGGTAGGGGCCGGAGGGCGTTCCACCGTACCGCCTGGCGAGGATCCCGTCGACGCCGTCTGCGATGGCGGCGAGCAACACAAGTCGAGCAGCGAGACTGACGTCGACGAACGCGACGACGACGGCGACGAATCCCAGGACGGCGTTAGCAATCGTCACCGCGTCGGCGACCCCGAACCGGCCGACGAACCGCGGGAGCATTACTCCCGGTTTCTGCCGGCCGACACCTTACGTGTTTTCGTTTGCCCGCCGACAACAACCCGAACGTTCGTCGGGAAGAGAAACTGGAGGACCTAGACAAGAGACCACATCGACCGCGAGCCACCGTCACGTTCCCATCGTCGGTTTCGTCGATCGTACCAGATTGCCCTTATTCCTCCGGGCGCAAGGTCGAGTATGGAACGCCGACCTCTCGAACACGAAACCGACCAGTTGACGACTCGCCGAACAGTCCTCGCGGGGACAGCCGTGGCCGGCCTCGGTGTGGTGGCCGGCTGTATCGGCGGTGAGTCGGAAGCAGACGTCCCTTCCCCGATCACGATCGAATCGGGCCAACCCTGTGATAACTGTACGATGGAGATCGTCAACTACCCTGGACCAGTCGGACAGTCCTTCTACGACGATCCCGCTGCGGTTCTGTCGGGTGGAGGGGAAAACGGTGGTCACATGGACGATGAGATGGACGACGGAAATGGTGGCCACGACGGAATGGAGGACGAAGACAGCGATGGAGAAATGGACGATACAGGGGGTGACGACGAGGAAGACCGTCCAGCCCAGTTTTGCAGTTCGGTCTGTACGTACACATTCCTGTTCGACAACGAGGACGACCAGGAACCAGACGTCGTCTACCTAACGGACTACTCGACGGTCGAGTACACGGTCAGTGACGATGGTGACACCCCTGAGATCAGCAGCCACGTCCAGGCGGACGACTTCGAGCGCGCAAGCGAACTCACGCTGGTCGTCGATAGCGAGGTCGAGGGGGCGATGGGACGATCGATGATCGGATTCTCGGACCCGGATGACGCCGACGAGTTCCAGAGCGAACACGGTGGCGATCGCTACGAGCACGACGACGTCACTCGCGATCTCGTCATGTCGCTTATGTAATCGATCCGTTCGGACAGTGTTGAGTAACTGAATAGCGTCGATCTACCGTTTTACCGCCCACGTCGCGATGGCGAGCGATGCAATCATCCAGACTGCAAGCCCGAGAACGCTGGCCAGCGGCGAGGCCGTTCGAGGACCAGTTCCCGTCGCAGTGACGATAACGCTCTCGAAGACGAGGCCTCGATACGCGCTGAGCGGGCTCACTGCCAGTGCGTGGACTAGCGAGCCGTCACTGATGTAGCCAGCAGTGAGCCCGAAGACGAGTGCCAGGTCGAGACCGACCAGCAACAGGAGTAACGCGACGACCGAGAGCGCGAGCGCGCTTCGGGTTCCGCTGACCAGCGCCGAAACGGCGAGTGCGACGGCGAGGATCACCAGCGCGAACACCACGGTCAGGACGACGAACCGCGCAAACAGCAACGGTGAATCGGCGCCCATGTGTGAGGCGTAGCGCCCGAGCGGTTCCTCGCGGGCCGCAAACACCCACGCACCGGCGTAGAAGAGCGGGACGACCACGGCAACGATGAGGCCGATAGCCCGGCCCAGATAGACCCCGAAGACGAGTTCGCGAGCCGAGACGGGATACGTCCGGAGGACGTCGAGTTCGCCCCGTTGCTGATCACCGACAATCGCCCGGTAGCCAAACGCGATCGCGAGGATCGGGACGAGCAACTCCAGGGGCGTCTGGAGGTCGACGACGGTCGGTACGAATCCCGAGCTGACCCCGCCGACCCACGCAATCCCGATCACGACAGCAGCGAACGCCGCTGCGAGCACGAAAAACGTCCAGGTTCGGACGACGGTTCGAAGCTCGCGAGCGACGATTCGCAGCGTCCGTGACGTTGCTCCAGGTGCGGTGTTCGCCTCGTCCAATTCGCTCGCCTCCTGTGTGGACGCAGTCATGTACTCTCACCGTGGACCTGAACGGTGCGTAAGTCACCCGAAACCGATGCTTCGTAGACCTCACGCAACGAGTCGACACCCAGTTCTGCCCGGATCGATGCCGGCTCGCCGTGCTCGGCAACGGTACCGGCATCGAGCAAGAGCACCTCGTCGGCCAGTTGTTCGACGAGCGCAAGGTCGTGCGAACTCAACAGCACCGCCGTTCCGCTGGCAGCGAGGGCGTTGGCTACCTCGAATACGTGCATGCTCATCCCCGGATCGAGCCCGGATGCCGGTTCGTCGAGGATGACGACTGGTGGATCGCCGATCGTCGCCTGAGCGATCCCGACCAGACGCGTCATTCCTCCAGAGAGCGCCTCTACCTTCCGGTCAGCGGCGTCAGCGAGTCCAACCAGTTCGAGGCGGTCTCTTGCACTGCCGTGATCAGCCCCGACGAGTGAGGCGTAAAACTGGAGCGTCTCGAGAACGGTGAATCCGGGACGAAACGCGGGATGTTGCGGGAGATATCCGATCTCCCGAACTGTCTCGGGGCCGTGGTAGGTAATCGTCCCCTCAGTGGGCTCCTGAAGGCTCGCGAGTGCACGAAGCAACGTCGTTTTTCCCGTCCCGTTTGGCCCGATCAGTGCTGTTACCGTTCCGGCCGGAATAGAGACGGAGACGTCGTGTAAGATCTGGACATCGCCGTAGGCGAATCCGACGGCTGACGCCTCTATCAGGCTCGTCTCCTGGCTCGTTGCTGTCGTCATCGACGCGTTGGCACCCGTCGTAGTGGAGTCATCAGTCATAGCTGGTGTGGCGTTCGTCATGGTGGTGAGTCGCTCGCAGGTGTTCCGTCGCACGTCCACGCTGTTTCTTCCCAGTCGGTCCGCTCTAGCAACTCCGGAACGTTGGGCTCGCACGTCGGTGCTGTATCGACGATGCTTCCAGTTTGCATTCCGGAGACGGACTCTTCGAGCCCGGCCAGAGCGTCGAGAGCGGGCGCACGAGCGAGCGTAGCCGCGCCGTCAGTCGTGTGGAGTCGTCCGTCGACCGCGTCTGTCGGCGAGTACGATCGAGACGGCGGATCGCCGTCGACGATGCTGGTCGCACCCTGCCAGTAGTTCCCGTGTCCATCGTGGCTCCAGACGCGCAGGGGTCCAGCGCCAGCGGTCGCGTGCTCGTCGTTTCCAACGAAATCGTTTCCGACGACCCGATTGGTTGGGAGGAGCGCCCGGTCGTCGGCGCCGAGTTGATTCCCTGCAAGGAGGTTGTCTTCGTAGATCGAGCCGGTCGCATCCATCCGTAGTCCGACGTCGTTTGCCTCGAAGGTGTTCCCTGCGACGTAAGAGTTAGAACCACCGACGTTAGCAGCGACGTCCGAACTCGAAATTTCGTTTCCGACGACTGCGTTCCGTTCGGGTCCGGTCATGATGAACAGACCTGTGTTCATCACATCCGTGATCTGGTTGTCAGCGACCAGCGCACCGTCCGTGTGCATAAGATGGATACCGAGAATGCCCCCGCTGACTGTGTTGTCACGAACGACGATCCCTTCCGATCGATACGGATAGATCGAGTCTCGACCGTCGAAGAAGGTGCTCGATTCGATCACTCCTGGCGAGCGAAACGCCATCACACCGGCAAAGCCATCTTGCCAGTTCTCATTACCCTGGACCGTGACGTTTCGCACAACGGCGTCGGGACTGTCGCGAAGGATGATCCCATTCGACGGTGTTTCGACTGTGACGTCCTCGATCAACAGCCCGTCTGCGACGTGTGCGGAGACGGCGGCGTCCGCGCCCGTGTAGTACATCTGAAAGTCGTCGTCCCAGTCGTCGACGCTCTCTCCGGGGACCTCCTCAGCACCCTGTATCACTGGTCCAACGCCAGTTAGTTCGACGTTTTGGACCGCGACGTCGGGTTCGGTAATCGTCACGACGGACCCGTTTTCATCACCCTGAATTGTGGGCTCCCCCACCCCTTCGAGGGTGATCGGTCGGTCAATCTCGAGTGTCTCGTTGTACGTCCCGTCAGGGATGACGACGGTCGTATTTTCGGGTGCCTCGTCGATTCCTTCTTGGATCGTGTCGACCTCGTCGCCCACGACGGTCGACACCGGACGGTCGGCCCGTTCCGACGCCGACTCGACGAGCGTGTCGGCGTGCTGATGTTGCTCGTCGATCCGGTCGCGGACGACCGCCGCGTCGTTGGTTTCGAACGGTTCGTCAAGCGTCTCCTCCCAGGTTCGGATCTCGCCGCCATGGGCCGCAGCGAACGTCTCAGCGTCGTTGCGATCGGAGAACGGGACCACAGTTTCACCGGACGGCGTTCGAGCGTCACTGCCGACGACGAACCACGCGTCTGTCGCGTCGGTCCACCCGACTGCCTCGTCGGTCGTCGGATAGCCGTCCTCGTTTAGCGCAACCGACGTGTCGCTGTAGTCGGTAACGTACACCGCGAGGGTGTAGCCAAACCGCTGCTCGTGGCCGTCCTGGCGCTGTTCGTCGACGAACGTCTCGACGCCATAGTAGCCCACGACGTACTGATACTGTGAGTAAAACGCCTGCGTCCGGGGCAGCGAGACATCGTCGTCATCGCTAAGTTCCAGCTCGGATTCGAGAGTGAGACCAACGGAGACGGTTTCGTCGAACGGGACCGGCTCTGGCGCGCTCGCACCGGTATCGGCGACGAACAACGCACCACCGCCGAGCAGAACGGCAAGTGCTAAAATCCAGATAACGGCGTGTCGTGACACTCGAAACACAGTCCAACTAGCGGGCTCGAAAAAATATACGGTCTGGTTCAGCTGTCGAATGGCAGTCGACTCACTCACCCATGGGATGGATGGAGCTGCGTTGTTGGGACGCGGGCCAGACAGGGAGCGGACCGAACCGGTGAGAACGAGAATCCTTATGCGCGGCCGAGCGCAATCGCTGTCCAATGACGACGCTACAGTCGCCGGGACCGACGGTGGGAGTCGTCGGTGGCGGACAGCTCGGTCGGATGCTCGGGGAGGCGGCCGCGCCCCTGGGTGTCGAACTGATCGTTCTCGATCCGACGCCGGACTGCCCGGCTGCACCCGTTGCCCGCGATCAGATTGTCGCCGATTTCGACGACGCAGAGGGCATTCGCGAACTCGCGACGCGGTCGGATGTGCTCACCTTCGAGATCGAACTTGCCGACCAGGATTTACTCGAGCGCACGGGCGAGGAGACAGGGACGCCGGTCCACCCCCGCCCCGGCACGCTCCGAACGATCCACGATAAGCTCGTCCAGAAGTTAGAACTCAGCGACGCCGGTGTTCCGGTGCCGCCGTTCCGGGCTGTCGAGGACGCCGCCGACGTCCGGGCCGCGATCGACGAGTACGGCGCGCCGGTCATGCTAAAGGCCCGTACCGGTGGGTACGATGGCCGCGGGAACGTCCCGGTCGCGTCGAAAGCTGACGCCGAAGACGCCCTCGAAGCCGTGGCTGGCCCCGCAATGGTCGAGGCATTCGTCGACTTCGAACGCGAGATTTCGGTTATCGCTGCGAAGGGAGCTGACGAGATCGCCACCTTCCCAATCGGCGAGAACGTCCACGTAGACGAGATTCTCCGGGAGACGATCGTGCCCGCCGGGTCGGGCGAGTCGGTTTCAGAGCGCGCTCGCGAGGTCGCGAGCGACGTTCTCGAGGTGATGGGGGGTCGTGGAATCTACGGCATCGAACTCTTTGAATCGCCGGACGGCGAGGTACTGCTCAACGAGATCGCTCCTCGCCCACACAACTCGGGCCACTGGACGATCGAGGGCGCACAGACCTCGCAGTTCGAACAGCATATTCGGGCCGTCCTCGGGTGGCCACTGGGCTCGACCGAGCTCCGGTCGCCGACCGTCTCGACGAACCTACTGGCTGACGTCGAGGAGCCCCGCCAGGCCGCTCTCTCGAACGTCGACCGCATCCTCGAGGCGCCCGGCGCGAACCTCCACTGGTACGGCAAGCGCGAGGCCAGACCGCTGCGAAAGATGGGACACGTTACCCTCTCGGGTCGCGAGGGAGAGACGACCGACGACCTGCTCGAAACCGCACGCGATCTGCAGGACGCGGTCACCTTCGAGGAATAGCGGGCGTGAGTCGCTCTCGTGGATCGGCGTACGGGTAGTTGCTGCGACCGGGATCGATCGGAACCATACCGTTTCTTTGTCGCCCGGGAGCAACCCCGCGATATGACCGCGAACTCGGTTTCGGACCTGATCGATCGATTGCACGAGGAGGCCAGCCAGGATCGACCGGCGGCGGAGACGCCGGACGTCGGCATCGTGATGGGCAGCGACTCCGACCTTGAGACGATGATGACCGGCGGCCGACGGCGGGGCGCCTACGACGCGTTCGTCGAGGAGTTGGGGTTCGCTGAGCAAACTGACTTCGAGAACCCCCCCGAGGAGCGCTTTACCTTCGAGACGTACGTCACCTCCGCCCACCGGACGCCGGAGCTGATGACAGCTTACGCCGAGACTGCCGAGGATCGCGGGATCGATGTGATCATCGCGGGCGCGGGCGGGAAATCCGCCGACCTGCCGAACATGACGGCCTCCATCGCGTATCCGCTGCCGACCATCGGTGTCCCTGTCCAGGAGAAGTCTGTCGACTCCGTGATCGGGATGCCGACGGGAGCGCCCCTGGTCGCCGTCGACGCCGGCAAATCGTTCAACGCCGCCCTCTCTGCCGCACAGATTCTCGCCCGTCAGCACGAGACGGTTCGCGACCGGCTGGTCGCCTACCACGAGTCGCTTCGAGAAGACGTTGGGCGAGTTTCACGAGAGCTTCACGACGGTGGCATCTCGTCCTACCGATCGGAGTGAATCGGATCGGTGTGTTGGAGCGTCTGCAAACAACACCATTGATCATCTGCAAAAACAGCGCCGATAGCGTCGTGGTCTGGTGAATTCAGCAGGGGTGTCAAGAATCAACCCTTATATGGGTGCGGTTTTAAGCTTCGAACGGTACGGAGATGAACGAATGGATCGCAGTCGGGGCGCTTGCGCTCGTGGGAGTGCTGATTCCGGTCGGCATGATGGTGGTGTCGTACCTCTTGCGACCGAGCGTGCCCGAAACGAGCAAACGCGCCACCTACGAGAGCGGTGAAGTTCCGACAGGTGGGACGCGCATCCGGTTCAATATACAGTACTACATGGTCGCGCTTCTGTTTCTCGTCTTCGACATCGAGACCGTGTTGCTGTTTCCCTGGGTGCTCGTCTACCTGGACGCGATCGAACACCCCGACATCGCGATGATCGAGATTCTCGGTCCGATGTTGGTGTTCGTCGCCATCCTGATGGTCGGACTCGCGTGGGCGTGGCGCACCGGTGCCGTCCAGTGGGCGCGAAGTCCGCTGCAGGTCGACCGCGAGACAGAGACTGATCGACCATGAGTAACCAACCACGCCAGGACATCTACGAGAGCACCGCACCGCAGACCGACACGCGCGACGCGCGGATGGGGGCCGGCCCCGACGATCGGTTCAACTCGAAGCTCAGAGAGGCCTTTGGCGCTTCGCCGTTCATCCTCACGAAGTTCGACCAGTTCATGAACTGGGTTCGGGGAAACTCGATGTTCATGCTGCAGTTCGGGATCGCCTGTTGCAGCATCGAAATGATCCACACGTACGCGATCAAACACGACTTGGACCGGTTTGGCGCCGGCGTTCCACGCGCCTCGCCGCGCCAGGCCGACGTCATGATTGTCCCCGGGACGATCGTTTCGAAGTTCGGGCCGCGCATGAAGCGCGTCTACGACCAGATGCCCGAGCCCAAGTTCGTCGTCGGCATGGGCTCGTGTACGATCTCCGGTGGCCCCTTCCAGGAGGGATACAACGTTGTGAAGGGCGCCGAGGAGATCATCCCGGTGGATATTCACGTTCCAGGCTGTCCGCCCCGACCCGAGGCGCTGGTGTACGGCGTTCTCAAACTCCAAGAGCGGATCAAGAACGGTGAGTCCTCACCGGTCGTCGTCAAACCCTACGAGTTAGAGCGCTTTGGCGACCTACCGAAAGACGAACTCGTCCAGAAGCTCGCAAAAGAGATCGACGAGGACGACCTCGTCATGCGGTATAACTGGGCTGATTCGCCATGAGCACGGGACTGACGCGACCGGCCGCGGCCGACGCCGGCGAGACTGACGAGGAGGACCTTGAGGCGCTGCTTGGCGACCGGGCGATCGGTCGCGACGACCACCTGAACGCGCCCGGGTTCGTCATCAATCCCGACGACGTCCAGGCCGTCCTCTCCGATCTGCGCGAGGAGGC encodes:
- a CDS encoding AIR carboxylase family protein gives rise to the protein MTANSVSDLIDRLHEEASQDRPAAETPDVGIVMGSDSDLETMMTGGRRRGAYDAFVEELGFAEQTDFENPPEERFTFETYVTSAHRTPELMTAYAETAEDRGIDVIIAGAGGKSADLPNMTASIAYPLPTIGVPVQEKSVDSVIGMPTGAPLVAVDAGKSFNAALSAAQILARQHETVRDRLVAYHESLREDVGRVSRELHDGGISSYRSE
- a CDS encoding phospholipase D-like domain-containing protein, translated to MRLWPAGRTLLGAVLLLSVFLGIVVGPGATDAGHERPDEPPTPQSQTVPPSDESAREGTACPADASLSSDTDHNRQPPTERPAGPAIVELYPNPTTDGNVGEYAVLDVPNETAVGNWTLTDGHTTASFPNETVEGRVALTMDPEITADLTDDPVVELTGHLRLAADGDTLTLSDGNHTLDAVTYEHAPTADRWYRTNGQSESESEPGETVTPVNGSWWPRDATCLPPVTGTADEATTFVLPDSPDPALEAIDAADERILLGGYTFTDESVASALQNAAQRGVEVRVLLDSQPVGGTPAETASILEELAAAGVEVRALGGEGARYRFHHPKYAVADDTVVVTSENWKPAGIGGEASRGWGVALEDGDLASALETVFAADFAGWDTDSVTEYREQATFVEDDGSSETSFPSEYGPETVPIDSAELLVAPDNAEGRLRELLADAEDEILLKQASLGGTDLSLIEKVVDAARRGVDVRILLDSEWYVEDENQAVADELEEVASTEEIPIEVRLVEPDDRFEKIHAKSVVIDGETAVVGSANWNENAFENNREVLLVLHGQEAAAYYTAVFDGDWSEASRSLPIELGLGVAVTLAGAALVGHRYLQFGDEPVTEASHEHRCDTSREGADELDPIQPTDADARIETANASDTSIQTETVPEAAVRTLPTVETDERTAETAETNWLDSTSSSEATNETEE
- a CDS encoding protein sorting system archaetidylserine synthase (This PssA-like phosphatidyltransferase, along with a PssD-like decarboxylase, is required in Haloarchaea for the archaeosortase ArtA to replace the PGF-CTERM sorting signal with a C-terminal lipid anchor.), which translates into the protein MLPRFVGRFGVADAVTIANAVLGFVAVVVAFVDVSLAARLVLLAAIADGVDGILARRYGGTPSGPYLDSLADVVSFAIAPAVLAFVVVTDGLAIGFDAVTPALLLVAGICGLFVAMAVARLGLYTAYDTAENYTQGVQTTLAGTILGAAILAGIAEPWLVLAITGAFCYLMVSPVRYPDLLVRDAAIMGIVHALAILIPYAAGRTFPYALLTLGIAYLVFSPWLYWREDVPGSIIVGGGSEDGEEPAEA
- a CDS encoding HEAT repeat domain-containing protein — protein: MSDDESVPDVAEIRVRFDEIRTDLDGVREDAAPLAASLEPAADALDAAETEADLDGVEERLEPAAADVDVVRDDFDSLRDSFDEIELPEPDDESDETAEAESDDDAIPTAALEELEEERDSLEATLDDVDETIEAAEETVDEIESGVEDQRGPYAEDVIDDLNGAKDDVESTRWTEEGRTELREGVEVALADINEVLGTSLSVTDDTELLDRLLTTLETAESEIEAAELDPDEDDSEIAALLETTDALQTAVDDATAWDDLQVREQLRREEYYDVLDHVKDFPPEWHALKVHEKRGNVEMVLLALDSLDSDFMEEHCLDALERMGPEEAIEPMLQRANRRDTKAMSILGKIGRADEEIVDALLDYVDSNPTLQRPAMRALGEVGATDAVQPIANQLVSDEPIVRSSAARALGLIGDTRAIAPLADVLDDDEEDTVRASAAWALNQIGTREALEAVADHADDRAALVQAEAKKATLEPTA
- a CDS encoding ABC transporter permease — its product is MTASTQEASELDEANTAPGATSRTLRIVARELRTVVRTWTFFVLAAAFAAVVIGIAWVGGVSSGFVPTVVDLQTPLELLVPILAIAFGYRAIVGDQQRGELDVLRTYPVSARELVFGVYLGRAIGLIVAVVVPLFYAGAWVFAAREEPLGRYASHMGADSPLLFARFVVLTVVFALVILAVALAVSALVSGTRSALALSVVALLLLLVGLDLALVFGLTAGYISDGSLVHALAVSPLSAYRGLVFESVIVTATGTGPRTASPLASVLGLAVWMIASLAIATWAVKR
- a CDS encoding 5-(carboxyamino)imidazole ribonucleotide synthase, which translates into the protein MTTLQSPGPTVGVVGGGQLGRMLGEAAAPLGVELIVLDPTPDCPAAPVARDQIVADFDDAEGIRELATRSDVLTFEIELADQDLLERTGEETGTPVHPRPGTLRTIHDKLVQKLELSDAGVPVPPFRAVEDAADVRAAIDEYGAPVMLKARTGGYDGRGNVPVASKADAEDALEAVAGPAMVEAFVDFEREISVIAAKGADEIATFPIGENVHVDEILRETIVPAGSGESVSERAREVASDVLEVMGGRGIYGIELFESPDGEVLLNEIAPRPHNSGHWTIEGAQTSQFEQHIRAVLGWPLGSTELRSPTVSTNLLADVEEPRQAALSNVDRILEAPGANLHWYGKREARPLRKMGHVTLSGREGETTDDLLETARDLQDAVTFEE
- a CDS encoding ABC transporter ATP-binding protein, giving the protein MTTATSQETSLIEASAVGFAYGDVQILHDVSVSIPAGTVTALIGPNGTGKTTLLRALASLQEPTEGTITYHGPETVREIGYLPQHPAFRPGFTVLETLQFYASLVGADHGSARDRLELVGLADAADRKVEALSGGMTRLVGIAQATIGDPPVVILDEPASGLDPGMSMHVFEVANALAASGTAVLLSSHDLALVEQLADEVLLLDAGTVAEHGEPASIRAELGVDSLREVYEASVSGDLRTVQVHGEST
- a CDS encoding right-handed parallel beta-helix repeat-containing protein, yielding MSRHAVIWILALAVLLGGGALFVADTGASAPEPVPFDETVSVGLTLESELELSDDDDVSLPRTQAFYSQYQYVVGYYGVETFVDEQRQDGHEQRFGYTLAVYVTDYSDTSVALNEDGYPTTDEAVGWTDATDAWFVVGSDARTPSGETVVPFSDRNDAETFAAAHGGEIRTWEETLDEPFETNDAAVVRDRIDEQHQHADTLVESASERADRPVSTVVGDEVDTIQEGIDEAPENTTVVIPDGTYNETLEIDRPITLEGVGEPTIQGDENGSVVTITEPDVAVQNVELTGVGPVIQGAEEVPGESVDDWDDDFQMYYTGADAAVSAHVADGLLIEDVTVETPSNGIILRDSPDAVVRNVTVQGNENWQDGFAGVMAFRSPGVIESSTFFDGRDSIYPYRSEGIVVRDNTVSGGILGIHLMHTDGALVADNQITDVMNTGLFIMTGPERNAVVGNEISSSDVAANVGGSNSYVAGNTFEANDVGLRMDATGSIYEDNLLAGNQLGADDRALLPTNRVVGNDFVGNDEHATAGAGPLRVWSHDGHGNYWQGATSIVDGDPPSRSYSPTDAVDGRLHTTDGAATLARAPALDALAGLEESVSGMQTGSIVDTAPTCEPNVPELLERTDWEETAWTCDGTPASDSPP
- a CDS encoding nitrous oxide reductase accessory protein NosL — protein: MERRPLEHETDQLTTRRTVLAGTAVAGLGVVAGCIGGESEADVPSPITIESGQPCDNCTMEIVNYPGPVGQSFYDDPAAVLSGGGENGGHMDDEMDDGNGGHDGMEDEDSDGEMDDTGGDDEEDRPAQFCSSVCTYTFLFDNEDDQEPDVVYLTDYSTVEYTVSDDGDTPEISSHVQADDFERASELTLVVDSEVEGAMGRSMIGFSDPDDADEFQSEHGGDRYEHDDVTRDLVMSLM